In Phacochoerus africanus isolate WHEZ1 chromosome 2, ROS_Pafr_v1, whole genome shotgun sequence, one DNA window encodes the following:
- the MRAP2 gene encoding melanocortin-2 receptor accessory protein 2 isoform X2, whose translation MNSFVSDFGRPLEPDKVFSRQGNEESRSLFHCYINEVDQLDKAKACFQTTALDSNVQLQEAIRRSGQPEEELNRLMKFDIPNFVNTDQNSSFGEDDLLISEPPIVLENKPVAQTPHKDLD comes from the coding sequence ATGAACAGCTTTGTGTCAGATTTTGGAAGACCACTGGAGCCAGACAAGGTGTTTTCTCGACAGGGCAATGAGGAATCCAGGTCCCTCTTTCATTGTTACATTAATGAAGTGGACCAGTTGGACAAGGCCAAAGCTTGTTTCCAGACCACGGCCCTCGATAGTAATGTTCAGCTCCAAGAAGCCATCAGACGCAGTGGGCAGCCGGAGGAGGAGCTCAACAGGCTCATGAAATTTGACATTCCCAACTTTGTCAACACAGACCAGAACTCCTCCTTTGGGGAAGACGATCTCCTGATATCGGAACCACCTATTGTTCTAGAAAATAAGCCAGTTGCCCAGACCCCACACAAAGACTTGGATTGA